In Deinococcus sp. QL22, the following are encoded in one genomic region:
- a CDS encoding N-acetylmuramoyl-L-alanine amidase, which produces MKKPAIFLSFALACGGAAAQGVSPADPFLRQAPAQTSPTLRGLTPAPPSAPTNSLNLTGVQNATFGNPRTSNSGSQTRVVFDLAPGVTYTLMPTFTGLRVDVQGARVLPAVTAALGSSVSEYRAGGGQVTVGTPFPLSFTEGWRASEATLATGGRVLILEFGAVVTGGASESLRAMVRNSAPAASATTAEANAVLNAPLGLKAATGSAAPAPVSVTSSAPNRTTPASGPAANTRPTAANPDQLPPGDMVQPSRQFPPAPALPDANAARPSALTGRVAGQAQPGALLTAPRIGKNPGMTRVVLDLPPGSSYTIQPTALGLRIELTGLGVVPQSGQNVSPEVRTWRFEATNEGVEVTLVTATPTTARSGWRAQVLPPTSGSDRARLALDLSPALANLTPLAPSERLIAAVPPIPATRGTAILALSANYVQPRVVLDPGHGGRDPGAVGSVIEKEVTLGVALRVRDLLRAAGVDVVLTRDSDRALNSVKNTDLQMRAQMGSPGTQLFVSIHVNAMEANTALRGYGVETWWNPNHPMSNSLATILQRQLVETTGAFSRGLKSNQSLSVLRNSRIPAALVEIGYASHPVDGLNLQDANYLDRVAVGIAQGIQQALTTGVTAGNAVGGGGK; this is translated from the coding sequence ATGAAGAAGCCTGCCATCTTCCTCTCATTTGCCTTAGCGTGCGGCGGAGCGGCGGCCCAAGGGGTTTCCCCGGCTGACCCCTTTTTGCGGCAGGCTCCGGCCCAAACCTCACCCACTCTGCGCGGCCTGACTCCCGCGCCCCCAAGTGCCCCCACCAACAGCCTGAACCTGACTGGGGTGCAAAACGCAACCTTCGGTAACCCGCGCACCAGCAACAGCGGCTCGCAAACCCGCGTGGTCTTTGACCTTGCGCCGGGCGTGACCTATACGCTGATGCCCACGTTTACGGGGCTCAGAGTGGATGTGCAGGGCGCACGGGTTCTGCCCGCCGTGACTGCAGCGTTGGGAAGCAGCGTCAGCGAATACCGGGCAGGTGGCGGCCAGGTCACGGTGGGCACGCCGTTTCCACTGTCGTTTACCGAAGGTTGGCGGGCCAGTGAAGCCACCTTGGCCACCGGAGGACGCGTACTGATTCTGGAGTTCGGCGCGGTGGTCACGGGCGGCGCCAGCGAGTCTTTGCGGGCAATGGTACGCAACTCTGCACCTGCCGCGAGTGCCACCACTGCCGAGGCCAACGCGGTTCTGAATGCCCCGCTGGGCCTGAAGGCAGCGACTGGAAGCGCCGCACCTGCGCCTGTCTCGGTCACGTCTAGCGCTCCCAACCGCACCACCCCGGCATCTGGCCCGGCGGCCAACACGCGGCCTACTGCTGCCAATCCCGACCAATTGCCCCCCGGCGACATGGTGCAGCCCAGCAGGCAGTTTCCGCCCGCGCCCGCGCTGCCCGACGCCAATGCTGCCCGCCCCAGCGCCCTGACAGGCCGTGTGGCTGGGCAGGCGCAGCCCGGCGCCCTGCTCACGGCTCCCCGAATTGGCAAGAACCCTGGAATGACCCGCGTGGTTCTGGATCTGCCGCCCGGCAGCAGCTACACGATTCAGCCTACTGCGCTTGGCCTCCGCATAGAACTGACTGGTCTCGGCGTGGTGCCGCAGAGTGGTCAGAACGTCAGTCCCGAAGTGCGAACTTGGCGCTTTGAAGCGACCAACGAGGGTGTAGAGGTCACTCTGGTCACGGCCACACCGACCACGGCCCGCAGTGGGTGGCGTGCCCAGGTATTGCCGCCTACCTCTGGCAGCGACCGCGCCCGGCTGGCTCTTGACCTCTCGCCCGCGCTGGCCAACCTGACGCCGCTGGCCCCCAGTGAGCGCCTGATCGCCGCCGTACCGCCTATTCCGGCCACGCGGGGCACTGCAATTCTGGCCCTGAGTGCCAACTACGTGCAGCCGCGTGTGGTGCTTGATCCGGGGCACGGTGGACGTGATCCGGGCGCAGTGGGCAGCGTCATAGAAAAAGAAGTGACGCTGGGCGTGGCCCTGCGTGTGCGCGATCTGTTGCGGGCGGCAGGCGTAGACGTGGTACTGACCCGTGACAGCGACCGCGCCCTGAACAGCGTCAAGAACACCGATTTGCAGATGCGGGCACAGATGGGCAGCCCCGGTACGCAGCTGTTTGTCAGTATTCATGTGAACGCGATGGAAGCCAACACTGCTCTGCGCGGCTACGGCGTAGAAACGTGGTGGAACCCCAACCACCCGATGTCGAACAGCCTCGCCACCATTTTGCAGCGGCAACTCGTAGAGACCACCGGGGCTTTCTCGCGGGGCCTGAAATCCAACCAATCCTTGTCTGTTCTTAGGAACAGCCGGATTCCTGCCGCACTCGTGGAAATCGGCTATGCCAGCCACCCGGTTGACGGCCTGAATCTTCAAGACGCCAACTACCTAGACCGCGTGGCGGTGGGCATCGCGCAGGGCATTCAGCAGGCGCTGACAACGGGCGTCACGGCGGGCAATGCGGTGGGCGGTGGTGGGAAGTAA